The Streptomyces sp. NBC_00691 genome has a segment encoding these proteins:
- a CDS encoding acyl-CoA carboxylase subunit beta: MTVLASALDTGGSDYRAHRAAMIDKLIALEAEHAKALAGGGEKYVARHRKRGKMLARERIELLVDPDTPFLELSPLAAWGSDYAVGASLITGIGVVEGVECLITANDPTVRGGASNPWTLKKALRANEIAFANRLPVISLVESGGADLPSQKEIFIPGGALFRDLTRLSAAGIPTVAVVFGNSTAGGAYVPGMSDHAVMIRERSKVFLGGPPLVKMATGEESDDESLGGAEMHARTSGLADHYAVDEADALRQARRIVARLNHRKAHPDPVTPAEPPTYDEDELLGIVPGDLKTPFDPREVIARIVDGSDFDEFKPLYGPSLVTGWASLHGYPVGILANAQGVLFGPESQKAAQFIQLANQRDIPLVFLHNTTGYMVGKEYEQGGIIKHGAMMINAVSNSRVPHLSVLMGASYGAGHYGMCGRAYDPRFLFAWPSAKSAVMGPQQLAGVLSIVARASAVAKGQPYDEEADAGLRALVEAQIESESLPMFLSGRLYDDGVIDPRDTRTVLGLCLSAIHTAPVEGARGGFGVFRM, from the coding sequence GTGACCGTCCTCGCCTCCGCCCTCGACACCGGCGGATCCGACTACCGGGCCCACCGCGCCGCCATGATCGACAAGCTGATCGCGCTGGAGGCCGAGCACGCCAAGGCGCTCGCGGGCGGCGGCGAGAAGTACGTCGCGCGGCACCGCAAGCGCGGCAAGATGCTCGCCCGCGAGCGGATCGAGCTGCTCGTCGACCCGGACACCCCCTTCCTGGAGCTGTCGCCGCTCGCCGCCTGGGGCAGCGACTACGCGGTCGGCGCCTCCCTGATCACCGGCATCGGGGTCGTCGAGGGCGTCGAGTGCCTGATCACCGCCAACGACCCGACCGTGCGCGGCGGCGCCTCCAACCCCTGGACGCTGAAGAAGGCCCTCCGGGCCAACGAGATCGCGTTCGCCAACCGTCTGCCGGTGATCTCGCTCGTCGAGTCCGGCGGCGCCGATCTCCCCTCCCAGAAGGAGATCTTCATCCCGGGCGGGGCGCTCTTCCGCGACCTCACCCGGCTCTCCGCCGCCGGCATTCCCACGGTCGCGGTCGTCTTCGGCAACTCGACGGCCGGTGGCGCGTACGTCCCCGGCATGTCCGACCACGCCGTGATGATCCGGGAGCGGTCGAAGGTGTTCCTCGGCGGTCCGCCGCTGGTGAAGATGGCGACGGGCGAGGAGAGCGACGACGAGTCCCTGGGCGGCGCCGAGATGCACGCGCGGACGTCCGGGCTCGCCGACCACTACGCCGTCGACGAGGCGGACGCGCTCCGCCAGGCCCGCCGGATCGTGGCCCGGCTGAACCACCGCAAGGCCCACCCCGATCCCGTCACGCCCGCCGAGCCGCCGACGTACGACGAGGACGAGCTGCTGGGGATCGTGCCCGGGGACCTCAAGACGCCCTTCGACCCGCGCGAGGTGATCGCCCGGATCGTCGACGGCTCCGACTTCGACGAGTTCAAGCCGCTGTACGGGCCGAGCCTGGTGACCGGCTGGGCGAGCCTGCACGGCTACCCGGTCGGCATCCTGGCCAACGCGCAGGGAGTCCTCTTCGGCCCGGAGTCGCAGAAGGCCGCGCAGTTCATCCAGCTCGCCAACCAGCGCGACATCCCGCTGGTCTTCCTCCACAACACCACCGGCTACATGGTCGGCAAGGAGTACGAGCAGGGCGGCATCATCAAGCACGGCGCGATGATGATCAACGCGGTGTCGAACTCCCGCGTGCCCCATCTGTCCGTCCTCATGGGGGCGAGTTACGGCGCCGGGCACTACGGCATGTGCGGCCGGGCGTACGACCCGCGCTTCCTCTTCGCCTGGCCCAGCGCCAAGTCCGCCGTCATGGGCCCGCAGCAGCTCGCCGGAGTCCTCTCCATCGTGGCGCGGGCGAGCGCCGTCGCGAAGGGGCAGCCGTACGACGAGGAGGCCGACGCCGGTCTCCGGGCGCTCGTCGAGGCGCAGATCGAGTCCGAGTCCCTGCCGATGTTCCTCTCCGGCCGGCTCTACGACGACGGGGTCATCGACCCCCGCGACACCCGCACGGTCCTCGGGCTGTGCCTCTCCGCGATCCACACGGCACCGGTCGAGGGCGCGCGCGGCGGCTTCGGCGTCTTCCGAATGTGA
- a CDS encoding ATP-binding protein — protein MITSVLVANRGEIACRVFRTCRELGISTVAVYSDADADALHVREADTAVRLPGATPSETYLRGDLVVKAALAAGADAVHPGYGFLSENAGFARQVTDAGLVWIGPPPEAIEAMASKTRAKELLGIAPLTDVTEADLPVLVKAAAGGGGRGMRIVRELDRLPEELTAASAEALSAFGDGEVFVEPYVENGRHVEVQLLCDTHGTAWALGTRDCSLQRRHQKVVEEAPAPGLPAALEASLLDTAVRAAKAVGYVGAGTVEFLVADAPRALGSARAGGTPRAHFLEMNTRLQVEHPVTEEVFGVDLVALQLAVAEGRALPPEPPAPRGHAIEARLYAEDPARAWAPQTGVLHRFELPGEGRTRLDTGYASGDTIGVHYDPMLAKVIVHAPTRAEAIRKLAHALERAGIHGPVTNRDLLVASLRHPEFGDPGLLDTGFYDRNLDVLTEPRDGEAYAAVAAALAEASTRPSRFGGGWRNLRSQDETRTYGGHEVRYRPTRDGGYEVTAPEGVRVVSVTPGRVRLDVGGVVRDFGVAAYGDGLVHAGPHRLAVRPRFTDPREQTAPGSLLAPMPGTVVRVADGLAVGDRVTAGQPLLWLEAMKMEHRVIAPASGTLTALHAAPGRQVEVGALLAVVSDDATTEAAQEDQTV, from the coding sequence ATGATCACCTCCGTCCTGGTCGCGAACCGGGGCGAGATCGCCTGCCGGGTCTTCCGCACCTGCCGTGAGCTGGGCATCTCGACCGTCGCCGTGTACTCCGACGCGGACGCCGACGCCCTGCACGTCCGGGAGGCGGACACGGCGGTACGGCTGCCGGGGGCGACGCCCTCGGAGACGTACCTCCGCGGCGACCTGGTGGTGAAGGCCGCGCTCGCCGCCGGCGCCGACGCCGTCCACCCCGGCTACGGATTCCTCTCCGAGAACGCCGGCTTCGCCCGGCAGGTGACCGACGCCGGCCTGGTGTGGATCGGTCCGCCGCCGGAGGCGATCGAGGCGATGGCGTCCAAGACCCGCGCCAAGGAGCTCCTCGGCATCGCGCCCCTGACGGACGTGACCGAGGCCGACCTGCCCGTCCTGGTGAAGGCGGCGGCGGGCGGCGGCGGCCGTGGCATGCGGATCGTGCGGGAACTCGACCGGCTTCCGGAGGAGTTGACGGCTGCCTCGGCCGAGGCGCTCAGCGCCTTCGGGGACGGCGAGGTCTTCGTCGAGCCGTACGTCGAGAACGGGCGGCACGTCGAGGTCCAGCTCCTCTGTGACACCCACGGCACCGCCTGGGCACTCGGCACCCGTGACTGCTCGCTCCAGCGGCGCCACCAGAAGGTCGTCGAGGAGGCGCCGGCGCCCGGGCTGCCCGCCGCGCTCGAAGCGTCCCTCCTGGACACGGCCGTCCGGGCGGCGAAGGCCGTCGGCTACGTCGGCGCGGGCACGGTCGAGTTCCTGGTGGCCGACGCCCCCCGAGCTCTCGGTTCCGCTCGGGCCGGGGGGACCCCCAGGGCGCACTTCCTGGAGATGAACACCCGCCTCCAGGTCGAACACCCGGTGACGGAGGAGGTGTTCGGGGTCGATCTCGTCGCCCTCCAGCTCGCCGTCGCCGAGGGCCGCGCCCTGCCGCCGGAGCCCCCGGCCCCCCGCGGCCACGCGATCGAGGCCCGCCTGTACGCGGAGGACCCTGCGCGTGCCTGGGCCCCGCAGACGGGCGTCCTGCACCGCTTCGAGCTGCCCGGGGAGGGCCGGACCCGCCTCGACACCGGGTACGCCTCCGGGGACACGATCGGGGTCCACTACGACCCGATGCTCGCCAAGGTGATCGTCCACGCCCCGACGCGCGCGGAGGCGATCCGCAAGCTGGCCCACGCCCTGGAGCGGGCCGGGATCCACGGCCCGGTCACCAACCGGGACCTCCTGGTGGCCTCCCTCCGGCACCCGGAGTTCGGGGATCCGGGGCTGCTGGACACCGGGTTCTACGACCGGAACCTGGACGTGCTGACGGAGCCCCGGGACGGCGAGGCGTACGCGGCCGTCGCCGCCGCCCTCGCCGAGGCGTCCACCCGCCCGAGCCGCTTCGGCGGTGGCTGGCGCAACCTCCGCTCCCAGGACGAGACGCGGACCTACGGCGGTCATGAGGTCCGCTACCGGCCGACGCGGGACGGCGGGTACGAGGTCACCGCCCCCGAAGGCGTCCGGGTGGTCTCGGTGACCCCCGGCCGGGTGCGCCTCGACGTCGGCGGTGTCGTACGGGACTTCGGCGTCGCGGCGTACGGGGACGGCCTGGTGCACGCCGGACCGCACCGGCTCGCCGTCCGCCCCCGCTTCACCGACCCCCGTGAGCAGACGGCGCCCGGCTCCCTGCTCGCCCCCATGCCCGGCACCGTCGTCCGGGTCGCGGACGGCCTCGCCGTCGGCGACCGCGTCACCGCCGGGCAGCCGCTCCTCTGGCTGGAGGCCATGAAGATGGAGCACCGCGTCATCGCCCCCGCCTCCGGCACGCTCACCGCGCTCCACGCCGCCCCCGGCCGCCAGGTCGAGGTAGGTGCCCTGCTCGCCGTCGTCTCGGACGACGCCACGACCGAAGCAGCACAGGAGGACCAGACCGTATGA
- a CDS encoding acyl-CoA dehydrogenase family protein, with protein MSTMIESEELTALRAAVSALGHRHGPGFDRAALWAEAGKLGYLGVNLPEEYGGGGGGMAELSIVLEEAGAAGAPLLMMVVSPAICGTVIARFGTEEQKRAWLPGLADGSRTMAFGITEPDAGSNSHRITTTATRTEEGWVLNGRKVFVSGVDIADATLIVGRTSDARTGSLKPCLFIVPRDAPGFQRRHIEMELDANEKQFELTLDEVHLPADALVGDEDAGLLQLFAGLNPERIMTAAFAIGMGRYALAQAVKYAKERQVWKAPIGAHQAVAHPLAQAHIELELARLMMAKAAHLYDAGDDMGAGEAANMAKYAAAEACVKAVDQAVHTLGGNGLTKEFGLARLVTAARVARIAPVSREMILNYVSHQTLGLPKSY; from the coding sequence ATGAGCACCATGATCGAGAGTGAAGAGCTCACCGCGCTCCGCGCCGCCGTCTCCGCGCTCGGCCACCGGCACGGCCCCGGCTTCGACCGGGCGGCCCTGTGGGCGGAGGCCGGCAAGCTCGGCTATCTGGGGGTCAACCTGCCCGAGGAGTACGGCGGCGGGGGCGGCGGCATGGCCGAGTTGTCCATCGTCCTGGAGGAGGCCGGCGCGGCCGGCGCGCCGCTCCTGATGATGGTGGTCTCGCCCGCGATCTGCGGCACGGTCATCGCCCGCTTCGGCACCGAGGAGCAGAAGCGGGCCTGGCTGCCGGGTCTTGCGGACGGCTCCCGGACGATGGCGTTCGGCATCACGGAGCCCGACGCGGGCTCGAACTCGCACCGGATCACGACGACCGCGACCCGTACCGAGGAGGGCTGGGTCCTCAACGGGCGGAAGGTGTTCGTGTCGGGGGTCGACATCGCCGACGCGACGCTGATCGTGGGCCGTACGTCGGACGCCCGCACGGGCAGCCTCAAGCCCTGTCTCTTCATCGTCCCGCGCGACGCCCCCGGCTTCCAGCGGCGGCACATCGAGATGGAACTCGATGCGAACGAGAAGCAGTTCGAGCTGACGCTCGACGAGGTGCACCTGCCGGCCGACGCGCTCGTCGGCGACGAGGACGCGGGGCTGCTCCAGCTCTTCGCGGGCCTCAACCCGGAGCGGATCATGACGGCCGCGTTCGCGATCGGCATGGGCCGGTACGCGCTCGCGCAGGCAGTGAAGTACGCGAAGGAGCGCCAGGTGTGGAAGGCCCCGATCGGCGCCCACCAGGCCGTCGCACACCCGCTCGCCCAGGCGCACATCGAGCTGGAGCTGGCCCGTCTGATGATGGCGAAGGCCGCGCACCTCTACGACGCGGGTGACGACATGGGCGCGGGCGAGGCCGCCAACATGGCGAAGTACGCGGCGGCGGAGGCCTGTGTGAAGGCCGTCGACCAGGCGGTCCACACCCTCGGCGGCAACGGTCTGACCAAGGAGTTCGGCCTGGCCCGGCTCGTCACGGCGGCGCGGGTGGCCCGGATCGCCCCGGTCAGCCGGGAGATGATCCTCAACTACGTGTCGCACCAGACGCTGGGGCTGCCCAAGTCGTACTGA
- a CDS encoding sporulation protein codes for MVFKRLLGMGGIPLEIDTVVQSEPALPGGILSGELVLRADRRIEVRSIWLKLVTDAPVAHKGDGDGYSGDTFDYPTASGHFTLEKGEEKRLPIRHRLKWETPLTEVKGQRLGVRLGIHTEVEAEGVKAQTDDDPVHITALPLHEAVLDAFAAEGYALRTSRVHSGNIPRTEYHVYRAQGLLLVDERPGGNRPEELELHFHTNAVGCEIFLREAKLDERYWTKKPPARRFVAAHHEVGHVDFTEAVRRWTGEVGRVDGSHPTGDHDD; via the coding sequence ATGGTCTTCAAGCGCCTTCTGGGCATGGGCGGCATACCGCTCGAGATCGACACCGTCGTGCAGTCCGAACCGGCCCTGCCGGGCGGCATCCTGAGCGGGGAACTGGTCCTGCGCGCCGACCGTCGCATCGAGGTCAGGTCGATCTGGCTGAAACTCGTCACCGACGCGCCGGTCGCGCACAAGGGCGACGGAGACGGATACAGCGGCGACACCTTCGACTACCCGACGGCCAGCGGCCACTTCACCCTGGAGAAGGGCGAGGAGAAGCGGCTCCCCATCCGCCACCGGCTCAAGTGGGAGACCCCGCTGACCGAGGTGAAGGGGCAGCGCCTCGGGGTCCGTCTGGGCATCCACACCGAGGTCGAGGCCGAGGGCGTGAAGGCCCAGACGGACGACGACCCCGTCCACATCACCGCGCTGCCCCTGCACGAGGCCGTCCTCGACGCCTTCGCCGCCGAGGGATACGCCCTCCGGACCTCGCGCGTCCACAGCGGGAACATCCCCCGCACCGAATACCACGTCTACCGGGCCCAGGGACTCCTGCTCGTCGACGAGCGACCCGGGGGGAACCGCCCGGAGGAGCTGGAACTGCACTTCCACACCAACGCGGTCGGCTGCGAGATCTTCCTCCGCGAGGCGAAGCTCGACGAGCGCTACTGGACGAAGAAGCCGCCGGCCCGCCGCTTCGTGGCCGCCCACCACGAGGTCGGCCACGTGGACTTCACCGAGGCCGTCCGCCGCTGGACCGGCGAGGTCGGCCGGGTGGACGGAAGCCACCCGACCGGCGACCACGACGACTGA
- a CDS encoding excalibur calcium-binding domain-containing protein, which translates to MYSPPPPFQPVPAPLPARRWWQHPALIICLLVFLPPVGIALTWTSRWSQNKKVVATVLGALWFLLLLLSDSPDDAKNDAKDAAKPTATATATAPAATATPSPTPSPTEETPAMPSLVGGSYADAEQLLTDNQGRAEAAYGDVELPAAYGTWTVCFQNPRAGAPVSSAVPVVHLTAPGTPCPKAPGEVLHKPAPKPAPTTQRPKPKPTQVPVPTQEPTPEPTEDDSSSGGSVSYRNCTAVREAGAAPIHVGDPGYGRHLDRDGDGVGCES; encoded by the coding sequence GTGTACTCGCCTCCACCGCCGTTCCAGCCCGTTCCGGCCCCGCTGCCCGCACGGCGCTGGTGGCAGCACCCCGCCCTGATCATCTGCCTCCTGGTCTTCCTCCCTCCGGTGGGCATAGCCCTGACCTGGACGAGCCGGTGGAGCCAGAACAAGAAGGTCGTCGCGACCGTCCTCGGCGCCCTGTGGTTCCTGCTGCTGCTCCTCAGCGACTCCCCGGACGACGCGAAGAACGACGCGAAGGACGCGGCGAAGCCGACGGCCACGGCGACGGCCACCGCGCCGGCCGCCACCGCGACCCCGTCCCCCACTCCCTCGCCGACGGAGGAGACCCCGGCGATGCCCTCGCTCGTCGGCGGGAGCTACGCGGACGCCGAGCAGCTCCTCACCGACAACCAGGGCCGGGCCGAGGCCGCCTACGGGGACGTGGAACTGCCCGCCGCGTACGGCACCTGGACCGTCTGCTTCCAGAACCCCCGGGCCGGTGCGCCGGTCTCCTCAGCGGTGCCGGTGGTGCATCTGACGGCGCCGGGCACGCCCTGCCCGAAGGCCCCCGGCGAGGTGCTCCACAAGCCGGCCCCGAAGCCCGCGCCGACCACCCAGCGGCCGAAGCCGAAGCCCACCCAGGTGCCGGTTCCGACGCAGGAGCCGACGCCCGAGCCCACCGAGGACGACTCGTCCTCCGGCGGCAGCGTCTCCTACCGCAACTGCACGGCCGTCCGCGAGGCCGGTGCCGCCCCCATCCACGTGGGTGACCCGGGTTACGGCCGCCACCTCGACCGCGACGGCGACGGCGTCGGCTGCGAGAGCTGA
- a CDS encoding AMP-binding protein yields MVFRSEYEAVPTVSRPIHDVVLGRAAERGDTPALIDGTGEFTLTYGQVDAFHRRVAAGLAEAGVRKGDVLALHSPNTVLFPVAFYAATRAGAAVTTVHPLATPEEFAKQLRDSSARWIVTVSPLLPAARAAAELAGGIEEILVCDEARDGARSLQSFLGSTGPVPEIEVDPDVDVAALPYSSGTTGVPKGVMLTHASIATNLAQLDPVIPMGPGDRILAILPFFHIYGLTALMNAPLRQGATVVVLPRFELDTFLGAIQKHRINGLYVAPPIVLALAKHPAVADYDLSSLEYIVSAAAPLDAALAEACSARLGLPPVLQAYGMTELSPGTHVVPLTARNPPPGTVGKLLPSTEMRILSLDDPSKDAAPGEEGEVAIRGPQVMKGYLGRPDATAAMIDADGWVHTGDIGRVDDDGWLFVVDRVKELIKYKGFQVAPAELEALLLTHEGVADAAVIGVTDADGTEIPKAYVVRQAAAPGLTAEDVMAHVAARVSPYKKVRDVEFVEAVPRAASGKILRRELRDRDREARDRELPDRELRDRT; encoded by the coding sequence ATGGTGTTCCGCAGCGAGTACGAGGCCGTTCCGACCGTCTCCCGGCCCATCCACGACGTGGTCCTCGGCCGCGCGGCCGAGCGGGGCGACACCCCCGCGCTGATCGACGGAACGGGGGAGTTCACCCTCACGTACGGACAGGTCGACGCCTTCCACCGGCGGGTCGCCGCCGGACTCGCCGAGGCCGGGGTGCGGAAGGGGGACGTGCTCGCGCTGCACAGCCCCAACACCGTGCTCTTCCCCGTCGCCTTCTACGCCGCCACGCGCGCGGGTGCCGCCGTCACCACCGTGCACCCGCTGGCCACCCCCGAGGAGTTCGCCAAGCAGCTCCGTGACTCCTCCGCCCGCTGGATCGTCACCGTCTCCCCGCTGCTGCCCGCCGCCCGCGCGGCGGCCGAACTCGCGGGCGGAATCGAGGAGATCCTCGTCTGCGACGAGGCACGGGACGGCGCCCGCTCCCTGCAGTCCTTCCTCGGCTCCACCGGCCCGGTGCCCGAGATCGAGGTCGACCCCGACGTGGACGTCGCCGCGCTCCCGTACTCCTCCGGCACCACCGGCGTCCCCAAAGGCGTGATGCTCACCCACGCCTCGATCGCCACCAACCTCGCCCAGCTCGACCCGGTCATCCCCATGGGGCCCGGCGACCGGATCCTGGCGATCCTCCCGTTCTTCCACATCTACGGGCTCACCGCCCTCATGAACGCGCCCCTCCGGCAGGGCGCCACCGTCGTCGTCCTGCCCCGCTTCGAGCTCGACACCTTCCTCGGCGCCATCCAGAAGCACCGCATCAACGGCCTCTACGTCGCCCCGCCGATCGTGCTCGCCCTCGCCAAGCACCCGGCCGTCGCCGACTACGACCTGTCCTCCCTGGAGTACATCGTCAGCGCCGCCGCCCCGCTCGACGCGGCCCTCGCCGAAGCCTGTTCGGCGCGGCTCGGACTGCCGCCGGTCCTCCAGGCGTACGGCATGACGGAGCTGTCCCCGGGGACCCACGTCGTCCCGCTCACCGCCCGGAACCCCCCGCCCGGCACCGTCGGCAAGCTGCTGCCCTCCACGGAGATGCGGATCCTGTCCCTCGACGACCCGTCGAAGGACGCGGCGCCCGGCGAGGAGGGCGAGGTCGCCATCAGGGGACCGCAGGTCATGAAGGGCTACCTCGGACGGCCCGACGCCACCGCCGCCATGATCGACGCCGACGGCTGGGTGCACACCGGCGACATCGGCCGGGTCGACGACGACGGCTGGCTGTTCGTCGTCGACCGCGTCAAGGAACTCATCAAGTACAAGGGCTTCCAGGTCGCCCCCGCCGAACTCGAAGCACTGCTCCTCACCCACGAGGGCGTCGCCGACGCCGCCGTCATCGGCGTCACGGACGCGGACGGCACCGAGATCCCCAAGGCCTACGTCGTACGCCAGGCCGCCGCCCCCGGCCTCACCGCCGAGGACGTCATGGCGCACGTCGCCGCCCGGGTCTCCCCGTACAAGAAGGTCCGCGACGTCGAGTTCGTCGAGGCGGTGCCCCGGGCAGCGTCCGGGAAGATCCTCCGCCGAGAACTCCGCGACCGGGACCGTGAGGCCCGCGACCGAGAGCTCCCAGACCGAGAGTTGAGGGACCGCACATGA
- a CDS encoding enoyl-CoA hydratase family protein, whose translation MTLVDVTEERGITTLALDSPATRNALSAALVAELADALTACGKDAAVRAVVLTHTGTTFSAGADLKAPPSPYAFVDLLRQLVELPKPVVAHVTAGSRTRAGGLGLLGAADIVVAGEGADFALTEVRIGVAPAVISLTLLPKLEPRAAARHYLTGERFGVPEAIAMGLATDREDALPGILDALRAASPQGLREAKRLVTARVLETFERDAEDLVQRSATLFASTEAREGMTAFLERRDPAWRL comes from the coding sequence ATGACCCTGGTCGACGTCACCGAGGAGCGGGGGATCACCACCCTCGCCCTCGACTCCCCGGCCACCCGCAACGCGCTCTCCGCGGCGCTCGTCGCCGAGCTCGCCGACGCGCTCACCGCCTGCGGCAAGGACGCCGCGGTCCGGGCGGTGGTGCTCACCCACACCGGCACCACGTTCAGCGCGGGCGCCGACCTCAAGGCGCCGCCGAGCCCGTACGCCTTCGTCGATCTGCTCCGGCAGCTCGTCGAGCTGCCGAAACCGGTCGTCGCCCACGTCACCGCGGGCAGCCGCACCCGGGCCGGCGGCCTCGGCCTGCTCGGGGCCGCCGACATCGTCGTGGCGGGGGAGGGGGCCGACTTCGCGCTCACGGAGGTACGGATCGGGGTCGCCCCGGCCGTCATCTCCCTCACCCTCCTCCCGAAGCTGGAGCCCCGCGCGGCGGCCCGCCACTACCTGACGGGCGAGCGGTTCGGAGTGCCGGAGGCGATCGCCATGGGGCTCGCCACGGACCGGGAGGACGCCCTGCCCGGCATCCTCGACGCCCTCCGCGCCGCCTCCCCGCAGGGCCTGCGCGAGGCGAAGCGGCTGGTCACCGCTAGAGTCCTGGAGACCTTCGAACGCGACGCGGAGGACCTGGTGCAGAGGTCGGCCACGCTCTTCGCCTCCACCGAGGCGCGCGAGGGGATGACGGCCTTCCTCGAACGACGGGACCCCGCATGGCGGCTGTGA
- a CDS encoding TetR/AcrR family transcriptional regulator — MAAVTAPKQDRSRATRQRLLEAAVSCLAEHGWAGSTVAVVAERAGVSRGAAQHHFPTREDLFTAAVEYVAEERSNALRNLPSRDRHEAVAALVDLFTGPLFRAALHLWVAASGEDQLRARVTELEARVGRESHRIAVEVLGADESRPGVRETVQGLLDMARGLGLATLLTDDRARRERVVAQWALLLDEALA; from the coding sequence ATGGCGGCTGTGACCGCACCCAAGCAGGACAGGAGCCGCGCCACCCGGCAGCGGCTCCTGGAGGCGGCCGTGTCCTGCCTGGCCGAACACGGCTGGGCGGGCTCCACGGTCGCCGTCGTCGCGGAACGGGCCGGCGTCTCCAGGGGCGCCGCCCAGCACCACTTCCCGACCCGCGAGGACCTGTTCACGGCCGCCGTCGAGTACGTCGCCGAGGAGCGCTCGAACGCGCTGCGGAACCTGCCCTCCCGCGACCGCCACGAGGCCGTCGCCGCGCTCGTCGACCTCTTCACCGGCCCCCTCTTCCGAGCCGCCCTCCACCTGTGGGTCGCCGCCTCCGGCGAGGACCAGCTCCGCGCGCGCGTGACCGAGCTGGAGGCCCGCGTCGGCCGCGAGTCCCACCGCATCGCCGTCGAGGTGCTCGGCGCCGACGAGTCCCGCCCCGGTGTCCGCGAGACCGTCCAGGGCCTCCTCGACATGGCCCGCGGCCTCGGCCTCGCCACCCTCCTCACCGACGACCGCGCCCGCCGCGAACGCGTGGTCGCCCAGTGGGCGCTCCTGCTCGACGAGGCGCTGGCGTGA
- a CDS encoding isopenicillin N synthase family dioxygenase, translating to MTRSSYSSQLPIVDLSAADRDPQARRLLHAQLHSAAHDVGFFQLIGHGVTEAETRALTSAMHAFFALPEADRLALDNINSPHFRGYTRIGDERTAGARDWRDQLDIGAEHPARTPAPWEAPYWWLEGPNQWPEALPELRTAALHWIERLSGVAERLLHELLASIGASADFYDDIFGPRAHPHLKLVRYPGSSGEGDDQGVGAHKDYGFLTLLLQDQVGGLQVQREDGNFHDVPPLPGAFVVNLGELLEVATDGYLIATNHRVVSPPSATERYSVPFFYNPRLDARITPLAFPYAETAPGVTADPANPLFAEYGRNELKGKLRAHPLTTARHHADLLLHPEAQPALSS from the coding sequence ATGACTCGCAGCTCGTACTCCTCGCAGCTCCCCATCGTCGACCTCTCCGCCGCAGACCGTGACCCCCAGGCCCGGCGCCTCCTCCACGCCCAGCTCCACTCGGCCGCACACGACGTCGGGTTCTTCCAGCTGATCGGGCACGGGGTGACCGAGGCCGAGACGCGGGCCCTGACCTCCGCGATGCACGCCTTCTTCGCGCTGCCCGAGGCCGACCGGCTCGCCCTCGACAACATCAACTCGCCGCACTTCCGCGGCTACACCCGCATCGGCGACGAGCGCACCGCCGGCGCACGCGACTGGCGCGACCAGCTCGACATCGGCGCCGAGCACCCCGCGCGGACCCCCGCGCCCTGGGAAGCCCCGTACTGGTGGCTCGAAGGCCCCAACCAGTGGCCCGAGGCCCTCCCCGAGCTGCGGACCGCGGCCCTGCACTGGATCGAGCGGCTCAGCGGGGTCGCCGAACGGCTGCTGCACGAGCTGCTCGCCTCGATCGGCGCGTCCGCGGACTTCTACGACGACATCTTCGGACCGCGCGCCCACCCGCACCTCAAGCTGGTGCGCTACCCGGGCAGCAGCGGCGAGGGCGACGACCAGGGAGTCGGCGCGCACAAGGACTACGGCTTCCTCACCCTGCTCCTCCAGGACCAGGTGGGCGGGCTCCAGGTCCAGCGGGAGGACGGGAACTTCCACGACGTGCCGCCGCTGCCGGGAGCGTTCGTCGTGAACCTCGGCGAGCTCCTCGAAGTGGCGACCGACGGCTATCTGATCGCCACCAACCACCGGGTCGTCTCGCCGCCCTCGGCGACGGAGCGCTACTCGGTGCCGTTCTTCTACAACCCGCGGCTCGACGCCCGGATCACCCCGCTGGCCTTCCCGTACGCGGAGACCGCGCCCGGCGTCACGGCCGACCCCGCGAACCCGCTGTTCGCCGAGTACGGGCGCAACGAGCTCAAGGGCAAGCTGCGGGCCCACCCGCTGACGACGGCCCGCCACCACGCGGACCTGCTGCTGCACCCGGAGGCGCAGCCGGCGCTGTCGTCCTAG